AATGAGATGGATTTCTATACCCTGGAATTAATACAAAATAAAAACTCCGGAAATATCCTGATACCGGAATTAAAAAACTTTGACTTTCTGTTTTTACTGCACGGCGAAGATGAATATTTTGAAAAGGATGCCTTCACCAGGCTGCTGGCAGATTCGCCCGGCGTTCAATCCGTCTTTGAAATAGAAGTCAACTCTCTGAAATCGAAACACAACCTGTTAATCCGACACTTTAATGAAGACTCCAAAAAGAAAAACCAAAATAGTAGCTACCATCGGGCCGGCGAGTAACTCCTACGCTGCTTTAGTGGAGCTCTATCAAAGCGGCGTAAATGTTTTCCGATTAAATTTCTCTCACGGGAGACACGAAGACCACCGGCAGGTGATCGAACATATCGTACAGCTCAACAAAGAACACCATGCACATGTCAGCATTTTAGCGGATTTACAAGGTCCCAAACTGCGTACCGGTTTAATGCAGAACAATGCCATCCTCCTCGAGGAAGGAAAATCCATCAGGGTAACGTGTGATGACGTGATTGGTACAAAAGAAATCTTTTCAGTGACCTATGAACACCTTGCCACTGATTTAAGGATCGGAGAATTTATTCTGATAGACGATGGCAAACTGGAACTGAAGGTGGAAAAAGTCCTGAATGAAAAGATCATTCAATGCAAAATCGTTTCCGGCGGTATTTTATCTTCTAAAAAAGGGTTTAATTTACCCGACACCAGAATTTCATTACCCAGCTTAACCGAAAAGGACCGTGCGGACCTGGCATTTATCCTGACACAACCTGTCAACTGGGTAGCCTTATCTTTTGTAAGGACTGCCAAAGAGATCAATGAATTAAAAGACATCATACACCAGCACGAATCTCCGCTGAAGGTAGTCGCAAAAATAGAAAAACCGGAAGCTGTGAAGAATATCGACAGCATCATTAAGGCAACAGACGCCATTATGATAGCACGGGGTGATTTGGGCGTAGAAGTGGCAATGGAAGAGATGCCGCTGATCCAGAAAAACATTATCCTCAAATCGATCCAGAATGCGCGCCCTGTCATCATTGCGACGCAGGTAATGGAATCCATGATTGATATGCCTCGTCCGACGCGGGCAGAAATCACCGATGTGGCCAATGGTGTTCTGGATGGCGCAGATGCCATCATGCTGAGCGGCGAAACATCCATTGGTAAGAATCCTTCAAAAGTGGTACAAACCATCGACCGTATTATTCGCCGAACGGAACAGGAAGACGAGATTTATCACAAACACCAGCTGCCGGATAAAAACTCGAAGACATTCCTGTCGGATGCCATTTGTTTCAATGCCTGTAAAATTGCGGCGGATGTAAATGCAAAAGCCATCAACGGTATGACCTATTCCGGATATACTGCTTTCATGCTGGCGAGCAACCGCCCGAAAGCTGACATCCATATTTTTACCAGTAATCAGAGCCTGCTGAACACACTGGACTTAGTCTGGGGTGTGGATGTTTTTTTCTACGATAAATTTGTAAGCACCGACGAATCCATTGATGATATCATCCAGATACTAAAACGCGAAAAGGTGGTCTCATCCGATGATATCATTGTAAGCACCGCCAGTATGCCGATTAAAGGCAGAGGCAGAACCAATATGGTGAAGATTAGTAAAATAAAGTGAGGGGGAATTGAGATTTGAGATTTGAGATTTATGATTTGAGTTCATCTGTATCAAAGATATTTTTAAAATAGGCTGAATTCTCATTTGGTTCCTGTATATCGTCTTTCATGCCCGCCAGATTTTTAGCAATATTCTTTTTAAATCCTATCTGCATCAGGCGTTGAATCTGCACCCGTTGCGCCTGCGGCGATCCAGCTCCATGCATAGATTCCGTCAGATAACCCACTGCA
The genomic region above belongs to Sphingobacteriales bacterium and contains:
- a CDS encoding IPExxxVDY family protein yields the protein MAKRQFIDLEFNFTTWGINSHMEDYRLCLNLNLHLKWHLKRVHDIEFYSPQIKGSKHFNVYKYKNEMDFYTLELIQNKNSGNILIPELKNFDFLFLLHGEDEYFEKDAFTRLLADSPGVQSVFEIEVNSLKSKHNLLIRHFNEDSKKKNQNSSYHRAGE
- the pyk gene encoding pyruvate kinase; this encodes MKTPKRKTKIVATIGPASNSYAALVELYQSGVNVFRLNFSHGRHEDHRQVIEHIVQLNKEHHAHVSILADLQGPKLRTGLMQNNAILLEEGKSIRVTCDDVIGTKEIFSVTYEHLATDLRIGEFILIDDGKLELKVEKVLNEKIIQCKIVSGGILSSKKGFNLPDTRISLPSLTEKDRADLAFILTQPVNWVALSFVRTAKEINELKDIIHQHESPLKVVAKIEKPEAVKNIDSIIKATDAIMIARGDLGVEVAMEEMPLIQKNIILKSIQNARPVIIATQVMESMIDMPRPTRAEITDVANGVLDGADAIMLSGETSIGKNPSKVVQTIDRIIRRTEQEDEIYHKHQLPDKNSKTFLSDAICFNACKIAADVNAKAINGMTYSGYTAFMLASNRPKADIHIFTSNQSLLNTLDLVWGVDVFFYDKFVSTDESIDDIIQILKREKVVSSDDIIVSTASMPIKGRGRTNMVKISKIK